The DNA window ATGACACCGATGATGATTACGATGATTATCGGCAGCGTCGTTGGCGGCCGACTCGTTTACCGAATTGGTGTGAAAACACAGCTGATCGTCGGCATGGCCATTATGTTGTCAGCGTTTGGCTTGCTTGGCACGATGGATGTCGATACGTCAAAATGGACGGCAACGCTGTATATGATCGTGCTTGGACTCGGTACAGGGCTCGTGATGCCGATTTTAACGCTTGCTTTGCAAGAAAGTTTTCCGAAATCGGAGCTTGGCGTGGTGACATCTTCAAGCCAATTTTTCCGCTCGATCGGTGGGACGTTTGGCATGACAGTGCTCGGGGCCATCATGAATCACCGTTCGAGCACCTTGCTTGACGAACGGCTCATGCCGAAGCTCGAAGCGCTGCCGGCGCAGGCGAAGGGGGCTGTCGACCGCTTTGCGGACATGCTCCATGACGATCCGCAAGGGCTGTATTCCGTCTTGCTCAGCCCGGAAGCGATGAAGAGCATTCCGGCTGCACTGCGCGATATGTTCGTGCCGGTGTTGAAGCAGTCGCTCGTTGATTCATTGCAATCTGTCTTTTTGTTTGGGCTTGTGTTTATTGCGGTCGGCTTGTTGTTGGTGTTCGGTTTGAAACGGATTAAATTGTCGGCTCGGACAGGGGAAGAAGTACACATGGACACGACCGAGTAACGGTTCTCATGATCAAAAACCCAGCGGAACGCGCCTCACTTCATCAGGCGGCGGTCCTGCTGGGTTTTTCGACGCGGCGGAACATGACGTATCCCCTGTATTGGGTTTAAGGAATCGGACGGTTGGCACAGCCGCTATGCTTCTTCCGTCCCGGCGCTCTGTCCGAAGACGCGCGAGCGGGTGAGAAAGCGGACGCCTTCCGGACCTTCGAGCGAAAACATGCCGCCGCGCCCGGGAACGACGTCGATGATCAGTTGCGTGTGCTTCCAATATTCGTATTGCGCCTTGGCGATGTAAAACGGGCAGCCGCCGATTTCGCCAAGCAGGACGTCAGAATCGCCGACAATCAGCTCGCCGAGCGGATAGCACATCGGCGAGCTGCCGTCGCAGCACCCGCCCGATTGATGGAACATGAGCGGGCCGTACTTTGCTTTTAGCTTTTCGATTAATGCCAACGCCGCTTCGGTGGCGATTACTTTCGGTTCATCGCCCATTACGTCCCCTCCTTATGCATTCGATTTCCGTTTTCGACATTGACGCTCGCCCGGCGGTCCGCCGAAGCGGGACAACAGCGGTGTCGCCAAAGGCAAAAGAGGGTGTCCCGAAAAGATCAGGACACCTTGTCAAAATGCTGGGCGCTTCGCCTCTAAACGAGGAGGCGATGAAAGAGTGGGTGGATGAATATTAGAACAAGCCGAGTTTTTTCGGCGAATAGCTGACGAGCAAGTTTTTCGTTTGTTGGTAATGGTCGAGCATCATTTTGTGCGTTTCGCGGCCGATGCCGGACATTTTGTAGCCGCCGAATGCTGCGTGAGCCGGGTAGACGTGGTAGCAGTTCGTCCACACGCGGCCGGCTTGAATGCCGCGGCCGAACCGGTACGCCGTGTTGATGTCGCGCGTCCAGACGCCGGCGCCAAGGCCATACAGCGTCTCATTGGCGATGGCGAGCGCTTCATCGTTGTCTTTGAACGTCGTGACGGCCAACACCGGCCCGAAAATTTCTTCTTGGAAAATGCGCATTTTGTTATGTCCTTTGAAAATCGTCGGCTTGACGTAATACCCGCCGGCGAGCTCGCCTTCAAGCATGTTCCGCTCACCGCCGATCAAAAGCGCGGCGCCTTCCTGTTTGCCGATGTCGATGTATGATAAAATTTTCTCAAGCTGCTCCGACGACGCTTGGGCGCCGATCATCGTTTCCGTGTCAAGCGGGTTGCCTTGTTTAATTTGTTTGACGCGTTCAAGCGCCCGTTCCATAAACGCATCGTAAATCGATTCGTGGATGAGGGCGCGCGACGGGCATGTGCAGACTTCGCCTTGGTTTAAGGCGAACATCGTCAACCCTTCGAGCGCTTTATCGAGAAACTCGTCATCTTTGTCCATCACATCAGGGAAGAAAATGTTCGGTGACTTGCCGCCAAGCTCAAGCGTAACCGGAACGATGTTTTGCGAGGCGTATTGCATGATGAGCCGTCCGGTCGTCGTTTCGCCGGTGAACGCCACTTTCGCCACGCGCGGATTTGAAGCGAGCGGTTTGCCGGCTTCCAAGCCAAACCCGTTCACAACGTTGACGACGCCAGGTGGAAGCAAATCTTCGATGAGTTCGATGAGGACGAGAATTGACGTCGGCGTTTGCTCCGCCGGTTTTAAGACAACGCAGTTGCCGGCCGCAAGCGCTGGCGCGAGCTTCCAGGCCGCCATTAAAATCGGGAAGTTCCACGGGATGATTTGCCCGACGACGCCGAGCGGTTCTTTGAAGTGATAGGCGACCGTGTCGTGATCGATTTCCGAAATGGTCCCTTCTTGGGCGCGAATGCAGCTGGCAAAATAGCGGAAATGGTCGATGGCAAGCGGAATGTCAGCCGCGAGCGTCTCGCGGATTGGCTTGCCGTTTTCCCACGTTTCCGCGACCGCGAGCCGTTCCAAGTTTTCTTCCATCCGATCGGCGATTTTGTTCAACAGGCGGGCGCGCTTGGCGGGTGACGTGCGTCCCCATTCCTCTTTTGCCGCATGGGCGGCGTCAAGCGCCAGTTCGATATCGGCGGCTTTCGAGCGCGGCACTTCGCAATACGGCTGCCCGGTGATCGGCGTGATGTTTTCAAAATACTCGCCGTCCATCGGCGGCACCCATTTGCCGCCAATAAAGTTTTCGTAGCGCTTTTTGAACGTGACAAGCGCCCCCGACTGGCCTGGTTGTGCGTAAATCATCCCCGATTCCCCTTTCATTTGAATATTTGTACACGCTTTCAATAGAAGGAATATTAGAAAAATTCCTCCCGATGATTAGATTAGCATGGCTGGACAATACTGTCAAATGGGAAAAGCGCTAGCCAGAGAAATCGGTCGGAGGCGGCCGTTGGGGATGAAAAAGGACATTCGGCTCGAGTGCATAGGGGGCCAAAAGGCCATGAGCCCCCTTTTTCACTGCTGTATATGCTTATGGAACGGATTTGTAATTGCATACCTTATGGTTGCACTAGAGAGAAGGCGCCCTTTTGAATCAGCCCCTTGCTTGAAACGGCCGACTAATCCACCTCAAGCCCCTCAAGCCAGCGGCTTGCGTATACGCCGCAAAGGTGATGGAACACCTCGAGCAGTTCGTTCGGATCGGCGGCGAAAAATGTACAGGCGGCCGATTCGTTTTCCTCCCGGCCGAATTCGATTAAAAAATCGGTGGCG is part of the Geobacillus sp. 46C-IIa genome and encodes:
- the adh gene encoding aldehyde dehydrogenase codes for the protein MIYAQPGQSGALVTFKKRYENFIGGKWVPPMDGEYFENITPITGQPYCEVPRSKAADIELALDAAHAAKEEWGRTSPAKRARLLNKIADRMEENLERLAVAETWENGKPIRETLAADIPLAIDHFRYFASCIRAQEGTISEIDHDTVAYHFKEPLGVVGQIIPWNFPILMAAWKLAPALAAGNCVVLKPAEQTPTSILVLIELIEDLLPPGVVNVVNGFGLEAGKPLASNPRVAKVAFTGETTTGRLIMQYASQNIVPVTLELGGKSPNIFFPDVMDKDDEFLDKALEGLTMFALNQGEVCTCPSRALIHESIYDAFMERALERVKQIKQGNPLDTETMIGAQASSEQLEKILSYIDIGKQEGAALLIGGERNMLEGELAGGYYVKPTIFKGHNKMRIFQEEIFGPVLAVTTFKDNDEALAIANETLYGLGAGVWTRDINTAYRFGRGIQAGRVWTNCYHVYPAHAAFGGYKMSGIGRETHKMMLDHYQQTKNLLVSYSPKKLGLF
- a CDS encoding DUF779 domain-containing protein, with the protein product MGDEPKVIATEAALALIEKLKAKYGPLMFHQSGGCCDGSSPMCYPLGELIVGDSDVLLGEIGGCPFYIAKAQYEYWKHTQLIIDVVPGRGGMFSLEGPEGVRFLTRSRVFGQSAGTEEA